Proteins encoded by one window of Vidua chalybeata isolate OUT-0048 chromosome 8, bVidCha1 merged haplotype, whole genome shotgun sequence:
- the FOXI2 gene encoding forkhead box protein I2 produces MHPLGPRDAAGCPAPSPAPQPPAANPYVWLGGPGAPCPPPGPERGWPQRGWPPLSPLSPARPPYSYSALIAMAIHSAPGRRRTLSQIYQFVAENFPFYRRGGAGWQNSIRHNLSLNECFRKVPRGEHEPGKGSYWTLDPNCEKMFDNGNFRRRRKRRADAAGAAEGAGDSGGDQRVARPPPPEATARYGHAVGQA; encoded by the exons ATGCACCCCTTGGGGCCGCGCGATGCCGCGGGATGCCCGGCTCCctccccggccccgcagccgccCGCAGCCAACCCGTACGTGTGGCTgggcggccccggcgctccGTGCCCGCCCCCCGGGCCCGAGCGGGGCTGGCCGCAGCGGGGGTGGCCGCCGCTGTCGCCGCTGTCGCCAGCCCGGCCGCCCTACTCGTACTCGGCGCTGATCGCCATGGCCATCCACAGCgcgcccggccgccgccgcaCGCTCAGCCAGATCTACCAGTTCGTGGCCGAGAACTTCCCCTTCTaccggcgcggcggggccggctgGCAGAACTCCATCCGCCACAACCTGTCCCTCAACGAGTGCTTCAGGAAGGTGCCGCGGGGCGAGCACGAGCCGG GCAAAGGCAGCTACTGGACGCTGGACCCCAACTGCGAGAAGATGTTCGACAACGGGAAtttcaggaggaggaggaagcggCGAGCGGACGCGGCCGGAGCGGCCGAGGGGGCCGGGGACAGCGGTGGGGACCAGCGGGTGGCACGGCCACCCCCGCCCGAGGCCACCGCCCGCTACGGGCACGCCGTGGGCCAGGCGTGA